ATCGGATTAGGACTCAACCAGTCCATTAGATTTGTTCTCGTTCTttctcattctcattctcataTGCAAGGCTTAGACCATTAAAACCAGATCACTGACCATTCTCGTACAAGGACCTGAtccacacatggaatccactcaATGTGAAACCCGGCCTACTATAAGAAGAGAGTGAATAAGCGGATTCCATGTGTGAATCAGGCACGGTACAAGAATCATGGACCTGATCCAGACTCTTGCCCAAATGGGTTAGCCAAAAATTGTCCCATTAGATTGCATGCATCCATTTTTATTGTACTTGGTGATGAGTTGAATTATCAGACTCATGACTTGCGGTAGTTTAGTTCCTTCACTACTGCTCAGTGGAGGAAGAGAGGGTCCTGATGTGACCCCCTCTCTCCCCATATATCTCCCCCTATTAATAGTGTTGATAAGACACGGTGAACTGATGCCCACTCACCATGGCCTCAGGAAAACCTCCTCCTTAATATTTTGCTAAAGAGTTttgtatatgaaaaaaaaaaaaaagggaagagattaGGCATGCCACCGATCGACTTTGATAAAGagtttaattattattttttgtaggGATTTTTGTTATATATTGTTCTTggatcatttatttatttatttatttttgacttTGCTCATTTTGTAATGAAGAAGTCATATATGCGAAGCTATACAATTGTAATATTCTAGTTTCAACAAGAATTTGGATTATCAATATCGCTCGTGAGATCCTTTTCACAGAATGGCCAATGCTAATGCTGCTGCTAGTTCTTCATCAACGAAAAACGATGATGAAATAAAGATATGGGTAAAGTCCATCGAGAAAGAACGAAGAGGGGTCTGTCTCTTCCAATCCGGATGTAGTATATTCCGAGTGCCCAAGTAtcttaaaaacataaatcaagaAGTCTACACACCTCAATTAGTCTCCATTGGCCCTTTGCACTATGGTGAGGAACATTTACAGTCCATGCAAGCACATAAGTTGCGCTATTTGAATTCTTTTCTAGATCGACACGAAGAGAAAATTAGCTTGGATGATTATGTGAAAGCAGTGAGTGAGTTAGAAGAAGAAGCTCGAAAATGTTATTCAGAAACCATAGGAAGGGGTTTCGAAAAAGATGAGTTTGTGAAGATGATGGTGATAGATGGTTGCTTTATACTAGAGCTCTTCGAGATCGTTAAAAATGGAGAGAAAGATGATTTGTTTTTAAATCGTTCATGGTTTCAGGCAGTTCTCAATGACTTGCTTACTCTTGAAAATCAGCTTCCCTTTTTTGTTCTTGAGCGTTTATATGGCCTAATCTACGAATTGCAGACCCTGACGAAAACCTTCAATCAAGCTATCTACGATGAGCTTTTAGGTTGGTTCGACCTCCATGACCCATCCAATGAACAATTAAATTCAGTATCACTTTTAGAGGGTGGAGCAAAGCATTTGCTTGATCTTTTACGAAGTACCCTAATCGATTCATCTACGACGAGGAAAGATACTAAAAAGCATTTGGTGCAGACAAGTTGTGCCTCTGAACTTAAGAGAGCTGGTGTCAAGTTCCAAAAGATGGAGCCAACGTCGTCGAACTCTCCAAAGACATCTTTTTTAGACATAGACTTCGACATGAACAAGGGAGTATTGACAATCCCAACCATTAGTATATTTGATGAAACAGAACACACTCTTAGAAACCTCATTGCCTTTGAGCAAGGTCAAGAAGACATTACTCCTTATTTCACAGCCTATGCAGCCTTCATGGATGGCCTCATTGATACTCGTAGTGACGTCGAGCTGCTACAAGAGAAGGGAATTATTGTGAACAACATTGGGAACCCAGAAGACGTGGTGACCTTGTTTAACAACATTGTCAAACGTGTTACGCTGAAGGATCCTTATTTCTCTGGAGTTATACAGGATGTGGGATACTATCACAATATACTATGTAACAAATGGTTGGCAAATTTAAAGCAGAACTATTTCAACACACCATGGGCATTAATTTCATTCCTTGCTgcactcatcctcctcatcttgACAGTTGGACAGACTATCTGTTCCATCTTACAACTTGCATGGACCAAACATTAGTATGTTATTATGAATCTATTAATTATTTAGTAGATAAGACTGTACGTTGTTGACATGAAATGCTtgttcatttttcctttttattaagTTGGAaatgtaataaataaatttctttgtGTTTTGCAATTCAAGAGTCAGACGTTCACGTGCTAGATTTCGCACTTTGGAGTATTTTAGGAATTTCACACTAATTTTTAGTTTAGATTTTCTAaaattcattattattattattttcataatttaatGATGGACTCTGGTATATTTAAGGTTTTTTTACTTAAATAAGCGGGACAATAGGAAATATTCCACAGGAAACCCCCAAGgacatgaagaagaaaaagcggGTAGGGtaaacccctctctctctctctctctctctctcaatcccGACCAAAAAGAATCTGTTTTCCATACAGTTTctcctatatcaaataatattttgtcaagaagtttttttatttttttttatttatttttttaactaatgatgggtatccaggcctttggcctaactagtcTCATTGGtccatactgatcccacaatCGCATGAACCGGGTCATACTAGGGTTAAATGAGAACATTCAGCTTTcgttgaaagcaatgaagagcactaaacaccccgtgtgagtagCCCCAAGGAAATAAGATGAGCTGAATTTAGAACCACACTTCTTAAGACGAAGGTCCTttgccaactcagctaccccttggggttaaaAAANNNNNNNNNNNNNNNNNNNNGagttta
This Macadamia integrifolia cultivar HAES 741 chromosome 10, SCU_Mint_v3, whole genome shotgun sequence DNA region includes the following protein-coding sequences:
- the LOC122092160 gene encoding UPF0481 protein At3g47200-like, which codes for MANANAAASSSSTKNDDEIKIWVKSIEKERRGVCLFQSGCSIFRVPKYLKNINQEVYTPQLVSIGPLHYGEEHLQSMQAHKLRYLNSFLDRHEEKISLDDYVKAVSELEEEARKCYSETIGRGFEKDEFVKMMVIDGCFILELFEIVKNGEKDDLFLNRSWFQAVLNDLLTLENQLPFFVLERLYGLIYELQTLTKTFNQAIYDELLGWFDLHDPSNEQLNSVSLLEGGAKHLLDLLRSTLIDSSTTRKDTKKHLVQTSCASELKRAGVKFQKMEPTSSNSPKTSFLDIDFDMNKGVLTIPTISIFDETEHTLRNLIAFEQGQEDITPYFTAYAAFMDGLIDTRSDVELLQEKGIIVNNIGNPEDVVTLFNNIVKRVTLKDPYFSGVIQDVGYYHNILCNKWLANLKQNYFNTPWALISFLAALILLILTVGQTICSILQLAWTKH